The genomic region agtgacagactacagtaatatagtgacaGACAACAGTGACTATAGTGACAGactacagtaatatagtgacaGACTACAGTAACTATTGTGACAGACTACAGTAACTATTGTGACAGACTACAGTAACTATAGTGACAGactacagtaatatagtgacaGACTACAGTAACTATTGTGACAGACTACAGTGACTATAGTGACAGACTACGTAAATATAGTGACAAACAACAGTTACTATAGTGACAAACTACAGTAACTATTGTGACAAACTACAGTAACTATAATGACAGACTACAGTAACTATAGTGACAGACTACAGTAACTATAGTGACAAACAACAGTTACTATAGTGACATACTACAATGACTATAGTGACAGACTAGTGACTTTTGTGACAGACTACAGTGACTATAGTGACAGACTACAGTGACTATAGTGAAAGACTAGAGTGACTATAGTGACAAACAACAGTTACTATAGTGACATACTACAGTTACTATAGTGAAAGACTACAGTGACTATAGTGACAGACTACAGTGACTATAGTGACAGACTACAGTAACTATAGTGACTGACTACAGTGACTATACTGACAGACTACAGTGACTATACTGACAGACTACAGTGACTATAGTGACAGACTACAGTGACTATAGTGACAGACTACAGTAACTATAGTGACTGACTACAGTGACTATACTGACAGACTACAGTGACTTTTGTGACAGACTACAGTGACTTTTGTGACAGATTACAGTAACAGCGTCAGTTTTCTTAGTGTGTTATAAATGTGTTGAATATGTGACAATGTGATGGTTTGTGATCTGAATTTGTTTTGACtttatacatatctatatatatatatatatatacatgtactgtatacatgcTGTTTTATTGGTTGTTAGATCTCTTTATACTTGTTATCCAGTATATTTTTTAGGTAGATTGGTTTGATATGACATTAAACAGTCACTTAAACTGTTATCTCTAACCCAAGGGGTGATATTATATAGGTTGTCTAATTAATCTGAGGATTATACAATCAAGAATATCATCCCGAGGGATGGAGATTTCTCTATCACATCCTCAAGGTAGGgtatgattatttttctcccatcaGACTATTTTATTTAAGCAGGATCCAGTTGTTCCAATATTGGAAACAAAAATTGCCTTGCAACACATTGTTGATGTGATGTAATTGAATTGTTGaggtgacatcattgtattgtcactgtgacatcattgtattgtcactgtgacgtcattgtattgtcactgtgacgtcattgtattgtcactgtgacgtcattgtattgtcactgtgacgtcattgtattgtcactgtgacgtcattgtagtcACTGTAACGTCATTGAATTgtcactgtgacgtcattgaattgtcactgtgacgtcattgaattgtcattgtgatgtcattGCATTGTGACTGTGACGTCATTGCATTgtcactgtgacgtcattgtattgtcactgtgacgtcattatattgtcactgtgacgtcattgtattgtcactatgacgtcattgtattgtcactatgacgtcattgtagtcactatgacgtcattgaattgtcactgtgacgtcattgtagtcactgtgacgtcattgaATTGTCACTGTGATGTCATTGCATTgtcactgtgacgtcattgcATTGTCACTGACGTCATTGTATTatcactgtgacgtcattgcATTGTCACTGACGTCATTGCATTgtcactgtgacgtcattgtattgtcactgtgacgtcattgaattgtcactgtgacgtcattgcATTGTCACTTTGACGTCATTGCATTgtcactgtgacgtcattgcattgtcactgtgacgtcattacattgtcactgtgacgtcattgcattgtcactgtgacgtcattgcattgtcactgtgacgtcattgtagtcACCGACATCATTTTgtcactgtgacgtcattgtattgtcatTGTGACGCCATTGTATTGTCactgtgacatcattgtattgtcactgtgacatcattgtattgcaACCTGTCATACCTTAGTGTTGACAGCGATATCGCACcctagagggtgacagagatatcgcaccctagagggtgacagagatatcgcACCCTAGAaagtgacagagatatcacaccctagggttgacagagatatcacactctaggggtgacagagatatcgcaccctaggggtgacagagaaatcacaacctagagggtgacagagatatcacaccctaggggtgacagagatatcacaccctaggggtgacagagaaatcacaacctagagggtgacagagatatcacaccctaggggtgacagagatatcgcaccctaggggtgacagagaaatcacaaccctaggggtgacagagaaatcacaacctagagggtgacagagatatcacaccctaggggtgacagagatatcgcaccctaggggtgacagagaaatcacaacctagagggtgacagagatatcacaccttaggggtgacagagaaatcacaccctaggggtgacagagatatcacaaccaagagggtgacagagatatcacaccctaaaTGATGACAGAAATATTGCATCCTAGAGGGTGAAAGATATATCGCaacctaggggtgacagagatatcacaaccttgaggtgacagagatatcacaacctagaaggcgacagagaaatcacatcctgGAAAACAAATTTGTGAATTATGAGAGAAATGCATGTCACATTTAGTTTCTAATTATGATGTTAACTATTTTGTATTTACTGAAATTTAATGCTGGATTTGTTTGATATTAGTTTATTTTGAGATGAAAaaatactgatacatgtacatgtatgttcaaaTGGATAAAACTTCAGATAACAGCAATCAGAAAAATAGCATTGCTAAATGTCTGTTTCTACtttaggattaaaaaaaaatgtttgttaatcaaaaaatcaattttctgttacaaattttataattatcattaatcAAGAACAACATTTGCAACTGCTAAAACCTAATCTGTTCTTACCTTTGATTAAGTGTTTTGAGATTTGTAACTCTATAGAAGGAGTCAAAAGCTAATATGAAAATGAACACATACTGAAATATCAACCTCAGTTTAAACATTTATCAAGCCTGACAAAGACATGTCTGTAaaggtcacctctatataacaaagacatgtctgtaaaggtcacctctatataacaaagacatgtcTGTAAAGGTCACTtctatataacaaagacatgtctgtaaaggtcacctctatataacaaagacatgtctgtaaaggtcacctctatataacaaagatatGTCTGTAAAagtcacctctatataacaaagacattatgtaaaggtcacctctatataacaaagacatgtctgtaaaggtcacctctatataacaaagatatgtatgtaaaggtcacctctatataacaaagatatGTCTGTAaaggtcacctctatataacaaagacGTCTGTAaaggtcacctctatataacaaagacatgtatgtaaaggtcacctctatataacaaagatatGTCTGTAaaggtcacctctatataacaaagacatgtctgtaaaggtcacctctatataacaaagatatgtatgtaaaggtcacctctatataacaaagacatgtaTGTAAAGGTCACCTCTTTATAACAAAGACATGTATGTAAAGGTCACCactatataacaaagacatgtctgtaaaggtcacctctatataacaaagacatgtatgtaaaggtcacctctatataacaaagacattatgtaaaggtcacctctatataacaaagacattatgtaaaggtcacctctatataacaaagacattatgtaaaggtcacctctatataacaaagatatgtatgtaaaagtcacctctatataacaaagacatgtaTGTAAAAGTCACCTCTTTATAACAAAGACATGTATGTAAAGGTCACCactatataacaaagacatgtctgtaaaggtcacctctatataacaaagatatGTCTGTAaaggtcacctctatataacaaagatGTCTGTTaaggtcacctctatataaaaaaagatatgtCTGTTAAGgttacctctatataacaaagacatgtctgtaaaggtcacctctatataacaaagatatGTCTGTAaaggtcacctctatataacaaagatatGTCTGTAaaggtcacctctatataacaaagacattatgtaaaggtcacctctatataacaaagacatgtatgtaaaggtcacctctatataacaaagacatgtatgtaaaggtcacctctatataacaaagacattatgtaaaggtcacctctatataacaaagacattatgtcaaggtcacctctatataacaaagatatGTATGTAAAGGTCACTACTGTATAACAAAGATATGTCTGTAaaggtcacctctatataacaaagatatGTCTGTAaaggtcacctctatataacaaagacatgtgTGTAAAGGTCACCactatataacaaagacatgtatgtaaaggtcacctgtatataacaaagacgTGTGTTTAaaggtcacctctatataacaaagacattatgtaaaggtcacctctatataacaaagacGTCTGTAaaggtcacctctatataacaaagacatgtatgtaaaggtcacctctatataacaaagacGTCTGTAaaggtcacctctatataacaaagacatgtatgtaaaggtcacctctatataacaaagacattatgtaaaggtcacctctatataacaaagacattatgtaaaggtcacctctatataacaaagacattatgtaaaggtcacctctatataacaaagacatgtcTGTAAATGTCACCTTTAGGTCACAAAGACGTCTGTAAAGGCCACTTGTATAGTTCAACAATAAGATTTAggctacctgtctataaggaccGCTTTTCCTTGCCACCTAGAGTGGCCTGTATTGACAGATTAACTGTTTTACGGTATTTCTGTACATATAGCTTGTTGCCAAGAAGGAGCACATTGTAGCTAACTTGAATGTCCTCCAAAACATGGAAAAGGACACTTagtgaaatatgtttatgtatattgtaattCAGTAGTGTTTTGTGAAGATATCTCTAAGTAGTAAAGAGAATGTTGTCTTGGTTCATCTACTGCACTGCCAGCATTTTCACTTCTCCGTGGCTTTATCACACCCTGCCATGATGTTAGGGGGCCTACTCAGGGTAGCTGTCTGTCAACTGGAATCATGGTGTTTGTCTTCCGGTCTCTCTGTGAATCATGGTGTTTGTCTTCCGGTCTCTCTGTGAATCATGGTGTTTGTCTTCCGGTCTCTCTGTGAATCATGGTATTTTTCTGTCTGTGGACTGGAATAAGAATGTAGAATGGATCTGTCTTTAAACTGGAATCACCTCTAGATGCATTCAGTTATAAATTTGAAACTTTGAGAATTATGGCTTCTTTGGAAATATGTTTGTACATTAAAAAATCACAGGATAACTAAAATTCCTGTAATCAGGCATTTTATGTTAAACCAGTAGTCCAGGTATGTACATCCAGTAACGGATGTCTTCTTTGGTAAAAATGATGGGATTTCACATGACTAggttatttcattatttttgttaGCAAACCCATTTTAAAGGATTAGAAGTTATAAATCTTTTTCTGTATACTATTATAAGTAAGTAAATCTACACTTGCAGGCCAAGTTGTACTCCAGTCATACTAGTATTCTCATCAGAAAATCTGAAAGATTACAGGATTATTTTCAGTGTAAATGAAAAGGTAGTCGTTTTTGTGGCTGACGCAAATATATAGAGATACAAGTGTGATTTTGTGTGGTATTGTGACCTCTTGACTACATAGAGGAATTGTAAAACAATGGAATCACATAATAGTTCACTACTTGATTTAACCCGACCATTCGGGATAATTTATATCCATTATAACTCATTAATCTATACCTGCTAATGTGCTTCAAAATGGCCACATCTTTAGCTTCTTACCATGTAGTACTACATATGCACTGAATCGATTTGGACAAAACTTAGATTAATCCTGAAAGGGAGGTGATTTCATCTTGTTAAAATGGGAACCTCTATCACCTAGGGCACCTTGAGATGGGaccaaaattttattttataatccTACAGTTGAAGGGTCTGTAGATATCTTACAGGGTATTACCTGGTAATGGTATTCAGATCAAGTCCCTGAGGTCCCATCCTGCCCCAGTTAATGGCCgaaatgtttgatttgtttctCCTGCATCATTTTTGgctaaatatttttgtttgatatttgacTGGAAATGCAATATCGTATTCTTGATTAAAACTCTTCATTATCAGTCGTCAGTTAAAGTATTTGAGTATGCTATTTTATTTGTCGATATGCTGAAATTCATTTTGACATATCATTATTGTGTACCATATTTCATCACCATGATGCTGTTCCCATAAGGACTAGACATATATCTACCCTGAATGAAACATTTAATTCCAGGATCTTTGACCCTAAATGACTCAAAGTGTCAATAGACtgtaaaaacaatacaatacccCAGGATCTGACCTCTAACTAAATATCTCATTCTTGGTCATAGGAACATGTGTCTAGCCCGTGTCTGTACCACACAGGACAAGCTGAGAAATAAATACTGCTTAACTTAGATGTTTGCCAAGGAATGGATGTAATAGAAcaatataatacctgtatcacCAACTTATCTGTATGTTGCATTTTGAAAGTGAAAGCTAGAaccatgttttactgtaaatcaGTTGTTAATTAAGGgaaatttatatttgatttcaCAAAATTATAATCACATAAAATCgtgaaaatttcaataaaatttcagACATTTCTGAAACCTAGTCTTAATTGTTATTTCTACCGGTACACTACATAATTTATGGTTTACAAGACAGCTATAAAAGTTGGTGTCTGTCCCCCTTCCTCTGTTCATCCAAAGTTTATTGGTGGACAGAGTATCCCTGTTGATGTGGACAGTACCGCTGTTGATGTGGACAGAGTATCCCTGTTGATGTGGACAGAGTATCCCTGTTGATGTGGACAGAGTAACCCTGTTGATGTGGACAGTAACCCTGTTGATGTGGACAGTATCCCTGTTGATGTAGACAGTACCCCTGTTGATGTGGACAGTACGTATACCCCTGTTGATGTGGACAGTACCGCTGTTGATGTGGACAGTACCCTGTTGATGTGGACAGTACCCCTGTTGATGTGGACAGTACCCCTGTTGATGTGGACAGTATCCCTGTTGATGTGGACAGTAACCCTGTTGATGTGGACAGAGTATCCCTGTTGATGTGGACAGTACCCCTGTTGATGTGGACAGAGTAACCCTGTTGATGTGGACAGTACCCCTGTTGATGTGGACAGAGTATCCCTGTTGATGTGGACAGTATCCCTGTTGATGTGGACAGAGTATCCCTGTTGATGTAGACAGTACCCCTGTTGATGTGGACAGTATCCCTGTTGATGTGGACAGAGTATCCCTGTTGATGTGGACAGAGTACCCCTGTTGATGTGGACAGTACGGCTGTTGATGTGGACAGTACCCCTGTTGATGTGGACAGAGTATCCCTGTTGATGTGGACAGAGTATCCCTGTTGATGTGGACAGTACCCCTGTTGATGTGGACAGAGTAACCCTGTTGATGTGGACAGTAACCCTGTTGATGTGGACAGTATCCCTGTTGATGTAGACAGTAACCCTGTTGATGTGGACAGAGTATCCCTGTTGATGTGGACAGTACCCCTGTTGATGTGGACAGTAACCCTGTTGATGTGGACAGTATCCCTGTTGATGTGGACAGTACCCCTGTTGATGTGGACAGTAACCCTGTTGATGTGGACAGTATCCCTGTTGATGTGGACAGTAACCCTGTTGATGTGGACAGTATCCCTGTTGATGTGGACAGTACCCCTGTTGATGTGGACAGTATCCCTGTTGATGTAGACAGTACCCCTGTTGATGTGGACAGTACCCCTGTTGATGTGGACAGTACCCCTGTTGATGTGCACAGTACATCAACATCCAGTCCCTCAAGGTTAGATCTACTTTGCCCAATATTGCTTCAAACCaaatgttgtattgtgttgtattgttaaACGGCCCATCGACAATTTGAGTAATTAAGGGCCATCCATTCCGTCGCTCAGGACTAGTATAGGGAATAAAAGACTTTAACTCTATGTCCCCTATTTGACCCTGCCACCGTCTCTACAACATTCGATCCCAGTAATGTTCCTGATAAAAAAAGTAATTCAGtagcaatatatttttttacatggTATATGATTTACATATAATTCCCATATTGGGACCCTCTGTCCCGGCCCATCAGGGAAGCCGCGCATTCGATCCCAGTAATGTTCCTGATAAAAAAGTAATTCAGtagcaatatatttttttacatggTATATGATTTACATATAATTCCCATATTGGGACCCTCTGCCCCGGCCCATCAGGGAAGCCGCGCAATAGATGTATCCTCCTTTCATACACCATTGGATCGCCATTGTCCAATATGCCCCTGTTTCATAAAAATTCATTCAGTTGTTCAGGATTAGTAGCAGTTTTAGCAATTTACCTATATTTTCCCTAATGGGTCCGCCTCTCTGACCCCAGgggaactacatgtacatcctCCGTTTCTCCTTTGCTTAATTACCAATCGAGGGTTGCTTGAATGAATCTGCTCGGTGATAGTGCTATATAAAAGTATCCTAGGTCCGGCTGACCGGTCAGATGACcgattgaaaaatgaaaaatagataaatagataaactgTCACCACCGATCATACTCATTTTTATTACTCATTCATGTTACACATAAACACTTATACGATTTTCGATAAACATGACGGAAACCTCGTAGGTGGGAGAAATAAGATGATTCTTACAAATGACGTGTGCCtgatatacacgtatacatGCTTTACCtataacagagacctatatactatgcctataacaaataattaaaatgacAGTTATATGCTAATATAGCAACTTCAGTTTCGTCATTAATACATACATAGATGTAAAGCCATGTGTTACGAAATCGTTTGTTCATAAATCATTCTTGATTAGAATATTGTAACTATGTTAAAATAGAGTAAGAGTAAGTAAGTTTGATTTAGAAACATAAGATGTTGTCTAAGCGAAAAATCACGTGAAGACAATCACTTGCGTTCCTTAAGAGGGAAGTTTTATAAGAAGCAATGCTTATTATAGATGTTCTAATTCCATGTGGTAACTTGTTCCAAGTCTGGCATCCTGAAACTGCTAAATTATTTCTAAACATTTGGTACGGTGCTTGGGGATCTGTAAAATTAAGTGCAGACTGTAAGTCGAAAACATTGCCTAAATGTTTCTACACCATTGTACTTTTcctaaattgataaaaacatgtaaTGACAACCAGTTTAAAGAGGAAGAAACATCCACTGGTGAAGTGTCATAGGGAACAATCAATCTTGGTGGTGTGGCCACACAGCTAGAGCATGCATATCATCTCCAAACTGTTGAATAAGCGAGGAAATACACAGGGCATTGCAATATTCTACTTTAGCATTTGTGGGAAGTTAAGTACTTATTAATTACTCTCAACAAAACTAAGCCTTTATTTGATTTTGGTTAACACACGTAGTTGTATGGTCTGAATTCCCATTTTAGTCGACTCTCTGTACCTGGTCAAGCAACATGTTATTTACAATATTGAATGTTTTTACATTGTCGGTCCATCCAATGTGTCTTGGAAGCTgactttcataaataaatacaataatatatccAGATAAACAGACAGACGGTAGGCTTAATTCTTTTTATTGGCTTGGTCACTCATGGTTAGCTTTGAAATTCCTTGAATCATAGGTTCCTGACGCATAAGACAGGAAaatgatatgtaatatatatatcgatACTCGATTTGGCCGCCTCCCGTCGTCGACAACCCCCAACAGTCTGTAGTGTACAGTACCCCATAATGACATATCGGCACTcgtaatttttttgtttgtagTCCTGAATTTTTTTCCCACCTAACTTTGCTGTCATtagagacttgtatatatctgatataggCCTACAAGTCTCTGCTGTCAGGGACGTTAGCCAATTTGACTCTTTACAGGATATTTTGAGAGTTCTTCAGATTTTATACACATTAGACTtctatatttattatatccATCATCATTTCATGGACGATAATGCATCAAGTATTCATGCATTATCGTCCACCTGTTGCTTTACTGTATCCATATAAAATCATTTTGGGACGAAACGTCCATTAACACTTCGGCATTTGCACGCGCgggatattttcaaatgtcttggCCGTTGGTCACATCAGAGACTTGTCTATATATCGgatgatatatacgtctctggtcaCATAGAGTTCCATCATAGAAcatgactt from Pecten maximus chromosome 11, xPecMax1.1, whole genome shotgun sequence harbors:
- the LOC117338577 gene encoding mucin-17-like, which codes for MVYKTAIKVGVCPPSSVHPKFIGGQSIPVDVDSTAVDVDRYPVDVDSTPVDVDSTPVDVDSIPVDVDSNPVDVDRSTPVDVDSTAVDVDSTPVDVDRSIPVDVDSTPVDVDSNPVDVDSIPVDVDSTPVDVDSNPVDVDSIPVDVDSNPVDVDSIPVDVDSTPVDVDSIPVDVDSTPVDVDSTPVDVDSTPVDVHSTSTSSPSSPSFLV